The Gossypium arboreum isolate Shixiya-1 chromosome 6, ASM2569848v2, whole genome shotgun sequence DNA window TTTCCTCTTCTTAGAAGGTGGCTCATTAACCTCTTCATCTTCCTCTTCTTCGTTCTCTTCTTCATCCTCAACATACCCATCATCATTCTCATCGACATCCTCCTCTTCACCACTCCCTCCATCCCCATTGGCTTCAGGGTCATCCTATGGATCCCCTTCCTCACCTGAGAAATCCTCATCAGCTCCATCCTCTTTTTCATCTGCATTATCATCCTCTATATCTTCATCATTACCCTATGTATCACTGACATTTTTGTTTCCTAGACCAGGATGTTTCCATTTTAGAAGTTCATCAAATGGAAACCTGAAAAAAGTCAATCCCACCAACCTGTCAGATTTCCTCTGTAAATTAaagctgaaaaagaaaaagaatctcCTTACCTCTCATCTATTGCAGTCAAATTAAGTGGTGAATTCATAGCATTAACCACTGATCTTGTCTACAACAATAATCTTATATATGGTTAGAAAGGATCTAAGCCAACTACATACACTAAATAAATTAACACTGTTAACATAAGTAAGATCAAAGAATATTAACACTCTTTAACATAATTAAGATCAAGGAAACAAGTGGAAGGAAGAGTGGACTACAGACGGGGAGGACAAGAGTGGAAAGAAATTGTTGCAAGTGACTTCAAAGAGGGGTGTAACTGAGACTTCGTGCACTTATGTCAAAATGTATACTTTGCCCCACATCAATAGCAGAGTCTTCTCTTTTTTTCTGCCATTGCAGCTGGTGTAAGTTATTTAGCAGACAAGGGGGTGAAGTGGTTTAAGGTGGTATAGGAGGCTGACTAGCAAGAGGCAAAGCTAGTAAAGGGCTAGGGGGCAGCTTAGTTGTTAGTAAAGGGGTTGTATGTGAAGGTTTACGTGTCCAACTAGGAGAATGGGTGCTAGAAGTAGGCCAAGGAAGCTTAGGTGCTAGGGAGGGAATCGTTTTCTTAAGGGTAGGATACAAGAGGCGCTCACATGCATGGCTAAGTGTAAAATTTTAGTGAGAGTTTTGGGACgaaaaagttttgagaagttcAGCAACATCGGGCTTAAGGTTCTCAATGAAAACAATAAGAGCATAAGAATCCGAGAGTTGGAGTTCGTTGAGGATACCTAAGAAGTCTCCATAGTATTGGTCCATTGTTGCAGTCTGCTTCAAGCGCTCAAACTCTTCCATGGGGTCCTCAAACTCCATAAGTGCAAATTGAGCCTACAATGCTTCCAAATAACAATCCCAGGATAATTTCTTAATCCCTCCTTGGCTCTTGGCATAGTGATAATGCCACTGTAAAGCCCGACCTTCCAAATGCAGCATAATGACACAAAATTTGCTATGGTCAGAAACATTTTCTACTGCAAAATAATGTTCTAGCTTCAAATACCAATTCTTAAAATTATTCCCATTAAACCGAAGACAGTCTCATCGATAGGATCTGGTTGCTCCCGATTCCCAACTACCCGATTGCAAGGGTTTAATGGGTAGCAAAGGGGCATTGCCCCGATCCCCTGCAATTGAACTAGATTCTGGTGAAGAATCTAGTAGGCCTTTTTGGCTCATCATCTACATAAGAAACTTCAGATTGGCTTGTAACTGATCAAAACGACCATCCAACTTTTGGTCCAAGTGCTTCATGTCAGCTTGTgtctttgtaacacccttacccgagtAAACTCGAGTATGAATGTTACATTTTACACTAAACACTCATTTACAATTCCAAATACGTATAAATTGGACTTTTATTAATGATTCCAAGTTCTCATTACACTTTAAAGGGCAtaattaaactattaataaaGTTTAATTGCTTATAAAAGTTTTTTCAGTCTCTTTTAATCCAATTAAAAGTTTTTAACGATAGTTTCATATGTCTTTAGACCGAGGCCTAAATGTAGAAATTTAGTTTCAAAGTTTCCTATTTCGAGATAAATGAGTATAGGTCTCGAGCAAAAGAGCTATTGTCCTAAGACAAAGTATAATATGTCTCGAGAAATTGCATTGTTTTTGTAGATTTTTAGCTTCGAAGTTTTTATGTCTCAAGACCCAGTTTGCATGTCTCGAGACCTAAGACAGGGGACCTGAAATTTTTGCTTTCAAACACTTCTAAACCATACCAAATTTATTCAAAATTAGTCCAAACATTATGTGAAACTCTTAAACTATGTAATATCTCATATTTGCCCATTCAAAACACCAAATATGACAGTATAAGTGCAACTAAACACCTTCTTAATCTATTGTTTCACCTATATATATTGATCTGTCGTGATTTTCACTATTATTTATATCCCTTTTTCACGAAATTTAAGCTTGTTGAATAGCTAAATCAAATCATTTTAgtattaatttatgtttttacAGTTGAAGTAGTAATTTATGCTTTTTAATAGTTTTTATGACATTTTGATACTTAAATAAGGTTATGTGGTTATGTAGGGTGATTTGGGAGCTAAAGATGCAACTTCAAGCTGAAATTGCTGCCAAAGTCGCAACGACGAAGTATGAAAGTTGTGACATCAAAGACTGACTTGAAAATAGCATCGGGGACAAAACTAGAGTGAATGTCGCGACATCGGGCTATGAAAGTCGCAACATTGAAGATCAAAGCAATGGAAGGCTACAAACTGTAAGGGATGTCACGACGAGCAAGGTGCTCCACATTGTGACGATTCCACAAACACAAAAACTGCATTTTCGAGGGGCAGTTTAGGGTCTTGTTCGGGTTTGAAGTCCTAATTGTTGTATTAATTAGAGAGGCATCTTAGTACTTTGATTTTAGCTTATATAACTGTGTAATCGAAATTAAGGGGTAATTCAAACTTGATCAGATTTTGATACTTTCGATTTCGCTTTTTCGTTATTCTTTAGTTtagttttcttttatgttttcttAAGTGGAATTCTTCTATTCTGAAGTTAGACGATTGCAAGTGGAGATTGTTCTAGACGTGTGTTGTTACATTGATTAAATCTATGAGCACTCTCttctttattctatttatttatatctttatcgttaattcaatttaattgatTGTTTGTATAAATAGTAGAATAAATTTGCACTTTATACTTATCTTGCATGAACCAACTACTGAAGtggttaattaattaagtaaataattatctaaatttgggTATTTGTTCAAGTTTGCTAAATAACTTAGTATACTAGGATTGACGACCCTAGTAGAATATCTAAATAGGTGAGATCAAAAGGGTATCCTGTTGAGTAAGCAATTAGTGAACTTGTGCTAAGTGGTGAGACTAAAAGGATATCCGCCTAGGTGATACCAAAAGGGTATCTTAGGTAGTAACTCTTAGTAAATATGAGATCGAAAGGTTATTCTTAATTAAGAGTGGTAAATCACTCAGTTAAGGGCAATTAGTGGCTTAGTTGACAATTAGTAATTCGATCAATTCTAGACTAAGTAGCTCGCACCATTGAAACTAGGAATAGGAAGTTCCGATAGTTTATTTTAGATTTAGTTTAATTTCTTTAGTTTTATTATCATCTTAAATTAGAATTTACACTACTAGTCCGTGACTCAATTAGATTAAGAATTGTttctaataattaatttaataatagttTTCACCAACTTAGCAAACCTGTAAGTACAATCCTCGAATACTTCCCAATGTTTTgttctaaattaatatataatttaaggtttaatatttaagtaatatatgatttaaattttattatttttagttataattttataattaattattaatataattttaaattttattataaatatacatatttaaaatataagcctaaaccctaaattttaaagtttttttataaGAAATTACAATCACAACCCAATCAAAGTAAAAGTACAAATACATATATGAGTAAATTACTTAGTGTAGAACCAAGCTATTATAtcacaaataaattaaaaactagAATAAAGAATCAAACTATTATAGCTTTAACTTCATGCTAGAATAGTTCAGATTATGACTTAACTAGTTGAACTAAAACTCAATTCATAACAACAGTTCACGATGAGACTCAAAGATCTACACATTTTAATTATGTATAGTGATTTCAAACTTGAATATTGTGATAAGATTTCATTGAGAGAAAAATAAAcactaaattataataataaattctaaacattaaaatattaaataatagacTCCAAATTTACATAAAATCTTAAACTTGTATTTGAAAAAGGTAATTATAAAGTTTTGTGTTAGATGGAGAGTTTTGGAGTGTCAATCAATGGTTTTTCATAAATATATGTATACTCATACGTCTCTTTCTATCCCAATTCCTACTTTCCAAACTAAAAATGTTATGAAGATTAGATTTTCATATCTGTTATTCCATATCTCTCTAACctctcaaattttcaatttttttaacttCAAAGAGAGTAGAAGCAACAAGCATAGAGGCACCTTTGCCTTTGGGAAAGAAGGAGCTGTTGCCTTTGCCTCTGGGAAAGAAGGTTCTTATCGGTTCACTAGTCAATTAGTTCTCTCTTTCATTTTAAACTAGTGTACCGGTCAGTTTTTAGTCTTATTAGTTGGTCCGATTCAATTTAAAAAATCATgatatattttaatcaaaattttaaattgacaaatttggatgaaaaaaattttcaatttcattgattgagttaaaattttaaataaaagaaataagtgcatgatattttaacttttaagtatacattaaatctcaaaatttatcaaattagaaAGAGTAATAGCTAATAGCATATTGTAACATATTGATTATATATGCAAGTatgtgttaatatatatataaataaaagtgATGTTTTACAATTTGTAACCTTGTTTATAGATAGTGAGAAACAACTTAAGTTGATGAGATTAGAAAAAGCTTGTTTTGAGTAATCGCTTGAACAATAGCATATTGGGAGTGGTTGGTGGAATTCCCAATCTCAAGTACTTGAATGTAGCAACTAACAAGCTGAAAGGTTCCATAAATATTGGaggtaaattgcattttagctttttttttttcgttcaatcaaattaaattatTGATGAGTTATCAAATTTGGGTGTATGAAACTCTCCAAAGAACTAGAAGGTTTGCAGAATTTAGAGGAATTGGATTTCAGCTATAATGATTTGCACGATTTCGTGGCTTCTAAAGGTATCAAATATTAGTATATGGTAGGGATATTAAAACGGTCGATTTGATTAATACTTGAACCGAATTGTTATTAACAGAATTATCCGAGATGTAAAAAATTTTAACTGTTAATCGAActgaaatttttttcaaataaattaaCCGAACTGAAATATTTCGGTTAATCGAATTAactgaaatttatatgtttttgctTTTTAGTTaaaatcaatataaaaatatattgctaatgtttattttattttgtttaataatTCAAAAACTTGGAAGAAAATAACAAATAAGATATTAGAAACACTACATAAGTATTAAAAGTTAACAACCAAACATACATAAGTCTTGAAAACAACAAATGTTTCGGTTAATTGGTTTATTCGGTTAATTATTTAGTTTTAAACTGAATAAATCGAGAATTGAAATTCCAAAAAATCAACAACTGATATTCAACCGAACTAAATTCGACCACCGACCGATTAACCGAATTAAATCATTCAATCGGCTAATTTAGTTTTAACAAAATTGTGAACACCTTACTCTAACGTATTATTTCATTAATTTACATGTACAAGGTTATCCAAAACATTTGATTAAGTAGTTGTATTTGCTTGCTAATGCAGAAAGTTTGAGAAAGTTAAAGGTTGCTTATTTGGAAGGGGTTTTTCACAATGAAACTACATCGCTATTACAAGTGGTGGAGGCTTTCTCATCAGCTAAGACCCTGTTTTTGAACAATAATTACTTAACCAAGATTACTTCCTCTCAAGGTGAGTGAGGGTTTGATCATATGGCTACTTTTTAATTATATCCaatcatataatataatattttctcTTATAAATTTTCCCTATTTTGCACAGAGTTGAATTTATCCTGCAATGTAGAAGAAATATCCATGGTCGATTCTCATCTCGCCCATAATATTCTTCAAAGCATTGGACAATTGACTTCTCTTAAAAGCTTGATTTTGTCAAACGGTTCACTGACCGGCCCCTTACCTCCTAAAGGTATAAATTAATTACGGTAAACTACACCATCAGTAACTAAATTATGAACAAGTTTTCGTTTTAGCTACTTAACTAACAAAATGTACAATTTTGTTACtgaattattcaaaaatttttattaagtCATTAGAATGTTAAAATCAATGTTATATTACTTTCTCTATTCGCACTGCATGCACCGATAAAAAaattctcttttcccttctcttttCTAGTTTAGTTTGTTCTTCTTTCTTATGAAATAATTTTAGATGTTACAAATTTgtaaaccaaaatttaaatatttttttctccGATTTTCAGCACTGATTGTCAAATCGGCTTGGATCTAAGGTGTGTTCTTCTACTCGTCGATGGGTACTGATCCACCTATCGATCATCAAATCTTCGCTTAGAGCTCACTAGTGGGACTTTTTTTCTAGAAAAACTTAACCGcccagtgacttaaataaatttttttaaataattcagtgacttaaatgaaaactttcaaatagttaagtgactaaaataaaaatttacccttaatttagtgactaatggTATAATTTATCCAATGATTAATTAACATGTCAATATCTGATGCATTCATACACATCATCTAAAACTTTTAAAAGTATATCTAATTACCGTTCATTTCTGTATTTCATTCATAAAATTTTACAGGTTGCTGTGGTTTATGGAAGCTGGAAGAGTTAGATCTTAGTGGAAATGCACTTGAGGGATCAATTCCTTCATGTTTCTATAACTTGACTTCTCTTGGTCTACTGGATATTTCAAGCAATCGTATTGAAGTTGCATCATCTTTCAAATAATTTGCAAACAACTCAAACCTGAAAGCCCTATTGATCGATCAAAACATTTTAGTGAGTGATCCTAGCTTTGAGCCTCAGATCCTAAACCCAGAGTTTCAACTAAAACTCTTGAGTATGTCAAACTGTAGAGCAAAGGGTCTTCCCAACTTCCTCCATTACCGAACTGACTTGAGATATCTTGACCTTTCACATAACAACTTGGGTGGACAAAATCCATCTTGGTTATTGCAGAACAATACAAGGTTACAACAGTTTCTCATGGAAGGTAATTCCTTCAAGGGTCATCTACAGTTACCAAAACATGCTAATGTTAACATGTTTCAAGTTGATATATCTGGGAATAAAATGCAAGGCCAAATTCCAATGAACATAGGCTCCATGTTTCCGCATCTACAGATCTTAAACTTGTCTAGGAATGTCTTTGAAGGTAATGTTCCTCCATGCCTAGGTGGTTTGAAGTCTTTATCTTCATTAGATCAATCATAGAATAATTTTTCTGGAGGAACACTGGAAGAATTAGCTAAGAGTGGCTCATTGTTGACTCTCAGACTTTCAAGTAATAACTTGAGTGGGAAAATACCACCTACAATGTTTACCTTAGATAAACTGCGACAGTTATATTTGGATGGCAATAACTTTGATGGAGAGATGCCACTGATAGATATCTCAACCCTTAGTTTTCCTGCTCTTAGTGATATAGATTTAAGTGATAACCATTTGTCTGTTGAGCTCCCAAAATGGATATGGAATGTGCCTAACTTTGAGGCATTGGATTTTTCCAACAATAATTTTTATGGTCACTTTCCTCTTGAATTCTGCAATTTGAGTTTGCTTAGATTTTTAGACCTTTCTCAGAACAATTTTTCTGGTTCTGTTCCATCGTGCATCAGTTCACTAGCCATAGAGCATCTTCACCTGAGCAGAAATAGACTAAGTGGTCCGCTGCCGCATGCGCTTTACATCTCTTCGTTGGTGGCATTAGATCTTGGCCAAAACAACTTGACTGGGAAAATTCCAATTGGGTTGCCAATCTTTCGGCTTTGAGAATCCTTGTTTTGAGAGAAAATCACTTCAAGGGCGAAATTCCTAGTCAGATTTGCCAATTGAACTTGTTAAGTATCGTAGATCTTTCTCAAAACAAGCTTTCTGGTCATATTCCTTCCTGTTTGAGTACTTTAACTCTAATGCCAACAGACAAGTCTTTTCGGACTGCAAGCACTTCATATCTTCTTGATGCATCACAGGACTCTCAGTTTGTATTTCCAGGTTCAAGTTATCGATATCCCGGTAGCTATGTGGAGGAACAAGTATTGTTTACGACAAAGAAAGGATCGTACTCATATTCAGGCAACCTTCTTGAGTATATGTCTGGAATTGATTTATCTTGCAACATGCTAACAGGTCCAATTCCACCAGAACTAGGAAACATGAGTGAGCTCCATTCACTAAACTTGTCCCACAACAATTTGATTGGATTTATACCCTCATGGTTCTCAAAGCTTGAGCAAATTGAGAGTTTGGACCTTTCTCGAAACAAGTTAAGCGGCATAAAATGGAGTTGAACTCTCTGGCAGTTTTCAATGTGTCGTACAATAATTTGTCAGGTAGTATTCCGTATGATAAGGCTCAATTTGCCACGTTTGACGAAAGCAGCTACTTGGGAAATCCTTTTCTTTGTGGACctccaaagcatgaaaattgcAGTGGAACTGGTTTGGCCCCAACAACACCAAATGCCTCTAGCATTGAAGAAGAAAGCGGTTTTATGGACAAGCATGCCTTCCTTGTGACCTTTTTGGCTTCTTACCCAATTGTGTTAACGACAATTGGTGTCGTCCTATACATAAATCCTTACTGGCAACGAAGATGGTTTTACTTCATCGAGCAGTGCATCAACACTTGCCACAATTTCATTGTGGTCAATGTTCTCAGAAGAAGCTCCTAGCCCAATGCCTTGGTGGTTTCCTTTGTTTCTCATTGTTTAATTAGTGATATTTTCTAATGTTATGAAAGTTTGAACTGAATTTTGCAATAATTGATTGAGAAAACTAGTTTCATTTCCACATTCTTCCCAAAAAGCAATCACAAATTTATCAATTTATAATCattgttttgtttttctttaatgATGATGGGAAGTATTTACAATGTGCGGTTTAACCGCAAATGAATTACTGGAATTTCAAGCACACATCACCAAATCTAATATCAGATGAAATTAGATTAATGGGAAGCAAAggacaaaaggaaaaaaaaaatgaagcaaACCCGTAGATTAACAAAACAAAAGCTGAAATTGTATGTATGCTTATAATACATACAATATGCATATCAGTTTGTTTTGACTCACACTGAATATGCACTGCTCCGTCCACTACCATGACCCAACCCCAAAGTCCCACTCTCGGTTTCCGACTTACTATAGGTGCACTGGGAAGAGTGAAGATGCCCTTGATGTGTATTGGTT harbors:
- the LOC108487818 gene encoding receptor-like protein 15: MKLSKELEGLQNLEELDFSYNDLHDFVASKESLRKLKVAYLEGVFHNETTSLLQVVEAFSSAKTLFLNNNYLTKITSSQELNLSCNVEEISMVDSHLAHNILQSIGQLTSLKSLILSNGSLTGPLPPKGCCGLWKLEELDLSGNALEGSIPSCFYNLTSLGLLDISSNLSDPSFEPQILNPEFQLKLLSMSNCRAKGLPNFLHYRTDLRYLDLSHNNLGGQNPSWLLQNNTRLQQFLMEGNSFKGHLQLPKHANVNMFQVDISGNKMQGQIPMNIGSMFPHLQILNLSRNVFEGTLEELAKSGSLLTLRLSSNNLSGKIPPTMFTLDKLRQLYLDGNNFDGEMPLIDISTLSFPALSDIDLSDNHLSVELPKWIWNVPNFEALDFSNNNFYGHFPLEFCNLSLLRFLDLSQNNFSGSVPSCISSLAIEHLHLSRNRLSGPLPHALYISSLVALDLGQNNLTGKIPIGLPIFRL